From a region of the Streptomyces caniferus genome:
- a CDS encoding phospholipase A2, which translates to MNTIRTSFGGVVLAGVLALGTAAPALAAAPAEAVTTGPSSVAQQASAADVAGPAVGGAYRLKKLKSLTSKGQASQDAWFKYLGLYRSGSNYFRFNWSTNGCNSSPEKLPGGYDFTYSCHRHDFGYRNYKTIVGKTAWRRDHKKRIDDVFLQDMRKACQYKPWADPLTPALRKKMKAACLKTADKYYAAVRVAG; encoded by the coding sequence GTGAACACGATACGGACCTCTTTCGGAGGTGTCGTACTGGCCGGTGTCCTCGCTCTGGGGACGGCGGCACCCGCGCTCGCCGCGGCGCCGGCAGAGGCGGTCACGACCGGACCGTCCTCCGTGGCGCAGCAGGCCTCTGCGGCGGACGTGGCCGGTCCCGCGGTCGGCGGGGCGTACCGGCTGAAGAAGCTCAAGTCGCTGACCAGCAAGGGGCAGGCGTCCCAGGATGCCTGGTTCAAGTACCTCGGGCTGTACCGCTCGGGCTCGAATTACTTCCGCTTCAACTGGAGCACCAACGGCTGCAACAGCTCGCCGGAGAAGCTGCCGGGCGGCTACGACTTCACCTACTCCTGCCACCGCCACGACTTCGGTTACCGCAACTACAAGACAATTGTGGGGAAGACGGCGTGGCGCCGGGACCACAAGAAGCGTATCGACGACGTATTCCTGCAGGACATGCGCAAGGCCTGCCAGTACAAGCCCTGGGCCGACCCGCTCACGCCCGCGCTGCGGAAGAAGATGAAGGCCGCCTGCCTCAAGACCGCGGACAAGTACTACGCCGCGGTCCGGGTCGCCGGCTGA